One part of the Lytechinus pictus isolate F3 Inbred chromosome 3, Lp3.0, whole genome shotgun sequence genome encodes these proteins:
- the LOC135153604 gene encoding uncharacterized protein LOC135153604, with product MIESAVKGVDVDGKRGRPSSFEVTLNGQVLFSKLKNGGFPDLDAGTNEKMSDSSIWDPHDGPSFVDHGEWVQHSSAWESSHFHDPLPDTGTTTPIHGNARAEAIETPKRLLSTSSTNSNDVEAQQTSERTTPRIHRKRSSSTPLANTTNLVTEVTRTTGVYSITEPHKISNVGAAQAPPPGGFFQQHRVLIFSAFATSAVILLVVAFLVVILCRSRKKKIKRVKSSEAPNSKGVRRLVKMESQEHTYEEVEIHKKDDIIKSSLDTRLTPTTININQEEISDLKRPDVDQIGNGSFYFKLNESDGQPISPVYSTPILKQTDEFSAQTEIDKTGLHRLYSEPIHFNKAKEDGDKIQENIRYSTPCSAPAYFIIDPSCPFQVREIGSETTTGTTLPRRKLTRQCDVTLEKYDKLGRGINMTSCDRDKGMENSNGVFFDDAGSYNHLKLDQNTTRVIKSASPIVDASSNEKRVDLSGVLEAKGYNTLAF from the exons ATGATTGAGTCTGCAGTCAAAGGAGTGGATGTTGATGGCAAGCGAGGCAGACCTA GTTCATTCGAAGTTACATTGAATGGGCAGGTCTTGTTTTCCAAGCTGAAAAATGGAGGGTTCCCAGACCTTGATGCG GGTACGAACGAGAAGATGTCTGACAGCTCTATCTGGGATCCTCACGACGGTCCAAGTTTTGTAGATCATGGAGAATGGGTGCAGCATTCATCAGCATGGGAATCGTCTCATTTTCACGATCCATTACCTGATACTGGGACAACTACACCGATACATGG AAACGCCAGAGCAGAAGCAATCGAAACTCCGAAGAGACTTTTGTCAACATCATCTACCAATAGCAACGACGTCGAAGCCCAGCAAACATCtg AGAGAACAACACCGCGAATTCATAGGAAAAGATCTTCCTCCACTCCTTTGGCAAATACTACCAATTTAGTTACCGAGGTGACAAGGACTACTGGTGTATATTCGATCACTGAACCGCATAAAATATCCAATGTTGGTGCAGCTCAAGCACCTCCTCCAGGCGGCTTTTTCCAACAACATCGTGTCTTAATATTTTCTGCCTTCGCTACGTCCGCTGTCATCCTTCTAGTCGTCGCATTTCTTGTAGTCATCCTATGTCGATCACGGAAGAAgaaaat AAAACGAGTGAAGTCCTCAGAAGCACCAAATA GCAAAGGAGTCCGTCGTCTTGTGAAGATGGAGAGCCAGGAGCATACCTATGAGGAGGTAGAGATTCACAAGAAAGATGACATCATCAAGAGTAGCTTGGACACCAGGCTAACacccaccaccatcaacatcaatcAAG AAGAGATAAGTGACCTTAAAAGACCAGATGTCGACCAGATTGGAAACGGAtcattttacttcaaattaaatGAATCTGATGGTCAGCCAATCTCACCAGTTTATTCTACACCCATTTTGAAACAAACAGATGAATTTTCCGCACAAACAGAAATTGATAAAACGGGTCTTCATCGTCTTTACAGTGAGCCTATTCATTTTAACAAAGCAAAGGAAGACGGAGACAAGATCCAAGAAAATATTCGATATTCTACCCCCTGCAGTGCTCCAGCATACTTCATCATCGATCCTTCATGTCCTTTTCAAGTTCGTGAGATAGGCTCCGAAACGACCACCGGAACAACCCTTCCTCGTCGAAAGCTGACAAGACAGTGTGACGTAACACTCGAAAAGTACGATAAGCTTGGCCGCGgcatcaatatgacgtcatgTGACCGCGACAAGGGAATGGAAAATTCGAATGGTGTGTTTTTTGACGACGCTGGATCTTACAATCACCTGAAACTTGATCAGAATACAACGAGAGTGATAAAATCAGCCTCTCCGATAGTTGATGCATCATCAAATGAAAAGAGAGTAGACCTATCTGGTGTTCTCGAGGCTAAAGGATATAACACCTTAGCGTTTTAG
- the LOC135153606 gene encoding histone H2B.1, sperm: MPSQRSPTKRSPTKRSPQKGGKGGKGAKRGGKASKRRGVAVKRRRRRRESYGIYIYKVLKQVHPDTGISRSAMSIMNSFVNDVFERVASEASRLTTYSRKSTVSSREVQTAVRLLLPGELAKHAVSEGTKAVTKYTTSR, from the coding sequence ATGCCGTCACAGAGAAGTCCTACCAAGCGAAGTCCAACCAAGCGTAGCCCCCAGAAGGGAGGCAAGGGTGGCAAGGGAGCCAAGCGCGGAGGAAAGGCCAGCAAGCGTCGTGGAGTCGCTGTGAAAAGACGTCGCCGTCGACGTGAAAGCTatggaatctacatctacaaagtgtTGAAACAAGTCCATCCCGACACTGGTATTTCAAGAAGCGCCATGTCCATCATGAACAGCTTTGTTAACGATGTGTTCGAGCGTGTCGCTAGTGAAGCCTCGCGTCTTACCACATACAGCCGTAAGAGCACCGTTTCAAGCCGCGAAGTACAGACTGCTGTTCGTCTGCTTCTCCCTGGTGAGCTTGCAAAGCACGCCGTTTCAGAAGGTACCAAGGCTGTCACCAAATACACCACATCCCGATAG
- the LOC135153605 gene encoding uncharacterized protein LOC135153605 — MAANQQSHEDSLGWTRQKLVELVEAYQLRPCIYDNTSPGYHNREERARSWIEIADLMGKGEDEIRAKMKSIRTQYARIIQKGQHPKCKTGLTVSSWWLLPNLNFLDDFIIPRKADSESIKENDIAELSQLSQVGVGHSYKNDHSSMENGDVADMVYDSMITESDLAQTQNNSLDNPGPSNQLDDHAPMQESSPYQSPFTRRISPIPISRPALTHYRYSKLKVRTGKPLKKLKRDRRDVASPPSAPSNPARLPEVAAGNDNLLLKTILACAEKTTRDDDEDAIFGRYVGNEMRSVTDLQAKRIAKMRIQKVLFEAQTGWTETSNEGVYHAPQAQDGSNNQDNFPVGVVCSTNNSRVI, encoded by the exons ATGGCGGCGAATCAGCAATCCCACGAAGACAGTCTCGGTTGGACAAGGCAGAAATTGGTGGAATTGGTTGAAGCATACCAGCTTAGGCCATGTATTTATGACAACACAAGTCCTGGCTACCACAACAGAGAAGAAAGGGCAAGATCATGGATTGAAATAGCAGATCTAATGGGCAAGGGAG agGATGAGATTCGAGCAAAGATGAAAAGCATCCGTACCCAGTATGCCCGTATCATCCAGAAGGGACAGCATCCCAAGTGTAAAACTGGTCTCACTGTCTCATCATGGTGGTTACTTCCAAATCTGAATTTTCTAGACGATTTCATTATTCCCAGGAAGGCAGACTCAGAGTCAATCAAG gaGAATGATATTGCAGAGCTGTCTCAACTGAGCCAAGTGGGTGTTGGACATTCATACAAGAATGATCACAGTTCAATGGAGAATGGTGACGTTGCTGACATGGTTTATGATAGCATGATCACTGAGTCTGACCTTGCACAAACTCAAAACAACTCACTAGACAACCCAGGACCATCTAACCAGCTGGATGACCATGCTCCTATGCAAGAGTCCTCGCCTTACCAGTCGCCGTTCACCCGACGTATATCACCCATACCAATATCGCGTCCCGCCCTTACCCATTATCGCTACTCTAAATTGAAAGTGCGTACCGgtaaacctttaaaaaaattgaagagaGATCGCAGGGACGTTGCCTCTCCGCCCAGTGCTCCCTCTAACCCTGCTAGACTCCCTGAAGTTGCTGCGGGCAATGACAACTTATTGCTTAAAACCATCCTTGCATGTGCAGAGAAAACCACTcgagatgatgatgaagatgctaTCTTTGGGCGCTATGTTGGTAATGAGATGAGAAGTGTTACCGATTTACAGGCCAAGAGAATTGCCAAGATGAGAATCCAGAAAGTTCTTTTTGAGGCCCAGACTGGTTGGACTGAGACCTCTAATGAAGGGGTTTATCATGCGCCTCAAGCTCAAGATGGGTCAAATAACCAAGATAATTTTCCTGTGGGTGTTGTTTGTAGTACAAATAATAGTAGAGTTATTTGA